The following proteins are encoded in a genomic region of Mycobacterium sp. 155:
- a CDS encoding glutamate decarboxylase, whose amino-acid sequence MSRKHSHALVAPAYTGRLDMAPVPALRLPDDAMDPPAAYRFIQDELMLDGSSRLNLATFVTTWMDDEAAKLMADTFDKNMIDKDEYPATAAIETRCVNMVADLFHAEDLRDDDPSSATGVSTIGSSEAVMLAGLALKWRWREKFGGTDNPSGWKGRTPNLVMGSNVQVVWEKFCRYFDVEPRYLPMEEGRYVITPEQVLDAVDEDTIGVVAILGTTFTGELEPVAEICAALDELAGSGKLDIPVHVDAASGGFVVPFLHPDLEWDFRLPRVVSINVSGHKYGLTYPGIGFVVWRSKEHLPEDLVFRVNYLGGDMPTFTLNFSRPGNQVVGQYYNFLRLGRAGYTQVMKCLSQTARWLGDELRASEHFDIISDGSAIPVISFRLKGNPGYTEFDVSQALRAFGWQVPAYTMPDKANDVVVLRIVVREGFSTDLARAFKEDTITVLGHLDKLKPGGFFDRVQPFTH is encoded by the coding sequence ATGTCCCGCAAGCACTCCCATGCCCTCGTCGCGCCCGCCTATACCGGGCGACTCGACATGGCACCGGTCCCTGCGCTGCGCTTGCCGGACGACGCGATGGATCCTCCGGCGGCCTACCGGTTCATCCAGGACGAACTCATGCTCGACGGCAGTTCGCGGCTGAATCTGGCGACGTTCGTCACCACCTGGATGGATGACGAGGCGGCAAAGCTGATGGCAGATACGTTCGACAAGAACATGATCGACAAGGACGAGTACCCGGCGACCGCCGCCATCGAGACTCGCTGCGTCAACATGGTCGCCGATCTCTTTCATGCCGAAGACCTGCGCGACGACGATCCATCAAGTGCCACCGGCGTATCCACCATCGGGTCTAGCGAGGCCGTGATGCTGGCGGGCCTGGCGCTGAAATGGCGCTGGCGCGAAAAGTTCGGCGGAACCGACAACCCATCCGGATGGAAGGGTCGTACCCCCAACCTGGTGATGGGTTCCAACGTTCAGGTGGTGTGGGAGAAGTTCTGCCGCTACTTCGACGTCGAGCCGCGTTATCTGCCGATGGAGGAGGGGCGATACGTCATCACCCCCGAACAGGTGCTCGACGCGGTCGACGAGGACACCATCGGCGTCGTCGCGATCCTCGGCACCACGTTCACCGGCGAACTCGAGCCGGTCGCCGAGATCTGCGCGGCCCTCGACGAGCTCGCAGGCTCCGGAAAGCTCGACATCCCGGTGCACGTCGACGCCGCCAGCGGTGGCTTCGTGGTGCCGTTTCTGCACCCCGACCTCGAGTGGGATTTCCGGTTGCCCCGCGTGGTGTCGATCAACGTCAGCGGGCACAAGTACGGGCTGACCTATCCAGGTATCGGGTTCGTGGTGTGGCGCAGCAAGGAACACCTGCCCGAAGATCTCGTGTTCCGGGTCAACTACCTCGGCGGCGACATGCCGACGTTCACGCTGAACTTCTCCCGGCCCGGCAACCAGGTGGTGGGCCAGTACTACAACTTCCTGCGCCTCGGCCGGGCCGGATACACCCAGGTCATGAAATGTCTCTCACAGACCGCGCGGTGGCTCGGCGACGAGCTCCGTGCCAGCGAGCACTTCGACATCATCTCTGACGGATCGGCCATCCCGGTGATCAGCTTCCGGCTCAAGGGCAACCCGGGCTACACCGAATTCGACGTGTCACAGGCGTTGCGCGCATTCGGCTGGCAGGTTCCGGCGTACACCATGCCCGACAAGGCGAACGACGTCGTCGTGCTGCGGATCGTGGTCCGTGAAGGGTTCTCGACGGACCTGGCCAGGGCCTTCAAAGAGGACACCATCACCGTCCTGGGCCACCTCGACAAACTCAAGCCCGGCGGATTCTTCGACAGGGTGCAGCCCTTCACACACTGA
- a CDS encoding NAD(P)H-hydrate dehydratase codes for MRHYFTADAIRAAEAPLLASLPDGALMRRAAYGLATAIGRELVNRTGGISGRRVCAVVGSGDNGGDALWAATFLRRRGAAADAVLLNPDHTHPVALAAFRASGGRIVQTIAAATDLVIDGVVGISGRGALRPAAAEVFAASSAPVVAVDIPSGIDVQTGATDGPHVRAVLTVTFGGLKPVHALADCGRVELVDIGLDLPATDLLGLDADDVEALWPVPGPNDDKYTQGVTGLLSGSATYPGAAVLSVGAAVAATSGMVRYAGSAAQQVLSHWPEVIAAAGPGAAGRVQAWVAGPGMGTDDHAKAALRFALDTDLPVLVDADGLTLLSKDPGLLAGRRAPTVLTPHAGEYQRLAGEPVGVDRVAAARCLADRLGATVLLKGNVTVIAGVDGTTYLNRAGQSWAATAGSGDVLSGIIGALLAAGLQPAQAAAAGAFVHTRAANLSAADPGPHPAPTSASRILAHIRTAIASL; via the coding sequence ATGCGGCACTACTTCACGGCCGATGCGATCCGAGCCGCCGAGGCGCCGCTACTGGCATCGTTGCCTGACGGCGCGCTGATGCGCCGCGCCGCCTACGGATTGGCGACGGCGATCGGTCGTGAGCTGGTGAACCGTACCGGAGGGATTTCCGGCCGGCGGGTGTGCGCTGTCGTGGGCTCTGGTGACAACGGCGGGGACGCGCTGTGGGCTGCGACGTTCCTGCGTCGTCGCGGTGCAGCTGCTGATGCTGTGCTGCTCAACCCGGACCACACCCACCCCGTAGCGCTGGCAGCGTTTCGTGCATCCGGTGGCCGGATCGTGCAAACGATCGCCGCCGCAACGGATTTGGTGATCGATGGCGTGGTGGGAATCTCGGGCCGGGGCGCGTTGCGGCCGGCCGCCGCCGAGGTGTTCGCGGCCAGTTCTGCGCCAGTGGTGGCCGTCGACATTCCCAGCGGTATCGATGTTCAGACCGGGGCGACCGACGGTCCGCATGTGCGGGCTGTGCTCACGGTCACCTTCGGCGGTCTGAAACCCGTTCATGCGCTGGCTGATTGCGGACGCGTCGAACTCGTCGACATCGGCCTGGACCTACCCGCTACCGATCTGCTCGGACTCGACGCCGACGATGTCGAAGCGCTGTGGCCGGTGCCCGGACCCAACGACGACAAATACACCCAGGGCGTGACAGGGCTGCTGTCCGGCTCGGCGACCTATCCCGGGGCCGCGGTGTTGAGCGTCGGGGCCGCTGTGGCCGCCACCTCCGGGATGGTTCGCTATGCGGGAAGTGCTGCGCAGCAGGTGCTTTCTCACTGGCCCGAGGTGATCGCGGCAGCAGGACCCGGGGCGGCGGGCCGGGTACAGGCATGGGTGGCCGGCCCCGGCATGGGCACCGATGACCATGCGAAGGCGGCCCTGCGGTTCGCGCTCGACACCGATCTGCCGGTACTTGTCGACGCAGATGGGCTGACCCTGCTTTCCAAGGATCCCGGCCTGCTCGCCGGACGGCGTGCTCCGACTGTGCTGACCCCGCACGCGGGTGAGTACCAGCGGCTGGCCGGTGAACCCGTGGGGGTCGACCGGGTCGCCGCCGCCCGCTGCCTCGCCGACCGGCTCGGCGCCACCGTTCTGCTCAAAGGAAACGTCACCGTCATCGCCGGCGTCGACGGGACGACCTACCTCAACCGGGCCGGGCAGTCGTGGGCCGCCACCGCGGGCTCGGGTGACGTACTGTCGGGCATCATCGGGGCGCTACTGGCCGCCGGGCTGCAGCCCGCGCAGGCCGCGGCGGCCGGGGCATTCGTACACACGCGCGCGGCCAACCTCTCCGCGGCCGACCCGGGGCCGCACCCGGCTCCGACTTCGGCTTCCCGCATTCTTGCTCACATCCGCACCGCGATCGCGTCGCTGTAA
- a CDS encoding L-serine ammonia-lyase, with protein MTVSVFELFKVGIGPSSSHTVGPMKAAYLFVSRLAAEGLIENTAAVRCELFGSLGATGHGHGSVKAVVLGLEGEQPQLVDPVAADPRVDAIRSEGQLRLAGTHPIRFDVDEDIVLHRRKRLDFHSNGMVFYAFDAAGEQLERREYYSVGGGFVLDEDETGTRVLVVDPTPVPYPFSSGAEMLRLTAETGMSISDLMMANEKVWRSEAEIRAGLLHIWEVMQQCVERGTHVSGVLPGGLKVRRRAAELRERLESGGDEQDALRAMEWVTMYALAVNEENAAGGRVVTAPTNGAAGIIPAVLHYYRQFISSFSEDGVVRFLLTAGAIGLLFKENASISGAEVGCQGEVGSACSMAAAGLAEVLGATPEQVENAAEIGIEHNLGLTCDPVGGLVQIPCIERNAVGSIKAISAARMALHGDGTHHVSLDKAIKTMRETGADMSVKYKETARGGLALNVVELPLNVVEC; from the coding sequence GTGACTGTTAGCGTTTTCGAGCTGTTCAAGGTGGGCATCGGCCCATCGAGCTCCCACACGGTCGGGCCTATGAAGGCCGCCTATCTGTTTGTATCCCGGCTGGCCGCGGAGGGCCTGATCGAGAACACCGCCGCCGTGCGCTGTGAACTGTTCGGCTCGCTCGGAGCCACCGGACACGGCCACGGCAGCGTCAAGGCGGTGGTCCTGGGCCTGGAGGGGGAACAGCCCCAGTTGGTCGACCCGGTCGCGGCCGACCCGAGGGTGGATGCCATCCGGTCCGAAGGGCAGCTGCGGCTGGCGGGTACTCACCCGATCCGGTTCGACGTCGACGAGGACATCGTGCTGCACCGCCGCAAGCGCCTGGACTTCCACAGCAACGGCATGGTCTTTTACGCATTCGACGCGGCCGGGGAGCAACTGGAGCGCCGCGAGTACTACTCCGTCGGAGGTGGTTTCGTCCTCGACGAGGACGAAACGGGTACCCGGGTCCTCGTTGTCGATCCGACCCCGGTGCCTTACCCGTTCAGCAGCGGAGCCGAGATGCTCAGGCTGACCGCCGAGACCGGAATGAGTATCAGCGATCTCATGATGGCCAACGAGAAGGTGTGGCGCAGCGAAGCCGAGATCAGGGCGGGCCTGCTGCACATCTGGGAGGTCATGCAGCAATGCGTCGAGCGGGGAACGCACGTCAGCGGTGTACTGCCCGGAGGGCTCAAGGTCCGGCGCCGCGCCGCCGAGCTGCGCGAACGTCTGGAGAGCGGCGGCGACGAGCAGGACGCGCTGCGGGCGATGGAATGGGTGACCATGTATGCGCTCGCGGTCAATGAGGAGAACGCCGCGGGCGGTCGTGTCGTCACCGCGCCGACCAACGGCGCCGCCGGCATCATCCCCGCTGTGCTGCACTACTACCGCCAGTTCATCAGTAGCTTCAGCGAGGACGGCGTGGTGCGGTTCCTGCTGACCGCGGGAGCAATCGGGTTGCTGTTCAAGGAGAATGCCTCCATTTCGGGTGCTGAGGTGGGTTGTCAGGGTGAGGTGGGCTCCGCGTGCTCCATGGCGGCGGCAGGCCTGGCCGAAGTGCTCGGCGCCACCCCCGAACAGGTGGAGAACGCTGCCGAGATCGGCATCGAGCACAACCTCGGCCTGACGTGCGACCCCGTCGGGGGGCTGGTGCAGATCCCGTGCATCGAGCGCAACGCCGTCGGCTCGATCAAGGCGATCAGCGCTGCTCGGATGGCCTTGCACGGCGACGGCACCCACCACGTCTCATTGGACAAGGCGATCAAGACCATGCGTGAAACCGGCGCCGACATGAGCGTCAAGTACAAGGAGACCGCCCGTGGCGGCTTGGCTCTCAACGTCGTCGAGCTGCCGCTGAACGTGGTCGAGTGCTGA
- a CDS encoding FCD domain-containing protein, translated as MAIAPLSSMDQAGPPASLADRAYLALRDQLTTLQIRPGEPIDDVRVSNELDVGRTPVREALKRLEDDRLVISYPRRGTFATGVEITDLAYINEIRLQLEPLAARRAAERANASQRAELQQLLDAYKTIDDLPGDPMELMRLDIAIHRSIYRAAGNPHLEDVLIRYHNLVTRIFCLFLERLTDVAEHINEHSAILSAIINGDADTAAELTLQHVTGFEVGVRAVI; from the coding sequence GTGGCGATCGCTCCACTGAGCTCGATGGACCAGGCCGGCCCTCCAGCCTCCTTGGCGGACCGGGCGTACCTGGCGCTGCGTGATCAGCTGACCACGCTGCAGATCCGGCCGGGCGAGCCCATCGATGATGTTCGGGTGTCCAACGAATTGGACGTCGGCCGCACACCGGTGCGCGAGGCGCTCAAACGCCTCGAAGACGATCGTCTGGTCATCTCCTATCCACGCCGCGGGACCTTCGCCACGGGTGTGGAGATCACGGACCTGGCCTATATCAACGAGATTCGGCTACAGCTCGAGCCCCTGGCCGCCCGTCGCGCGGCTGAACGCGCCAACGCGAGCCAGCGCGCCGAGCTGCAACAGCTGCTCGACGCCTACAAGACCATCGACGACCTGCCTGGCGACCCCATGGAATTGATGCGACTGGACATCGCCATCCACCGCAGCATCTACCGAGCCGCGGGCAACCCGCACCTGGAAGACGTACTGATCCGCTACCACAACCTCGTGACCCGAATCTTCTGCCTGTTCCTCGAGCGGCTCACCGATGTCGCAGAGCACATCAACGAGCATTCGGCCATCCTGTCGGCCATCATCAACGGCGATGCCGACACCGCGGCCGAGTTGACACTGCAGCACGTGACCGGCTTCGAGGTCGGGGTTCGGGCCGTCATCTGA
- the glyA gene encoding serine hydroxymethyltransferase, producing MGVQTEAAHGTVLGQSLAAADPEVYAAVVDEQRRQENTLEMIASENFAPLSVMEAQGSVLTNKYAEGYPGRRYYGGCEHVDVVEQLAIDRIKALFGAEYANVQPHSGAQANAAAMAALLQPGDTILGLALAHGGHLTHGMHLNFSGKLYNVAAYHVREDDHRVDMAQVEELAREHRPQVIIAGWSAYPRQLDFAEFRRIADEVGAYLMVDMAHFAGLVAAGLHPSPVPHAHVVTSTTHKTLGGPRGGIILTNDAALAKKFNSSVFPGQQGGPLEHVIAAKAVSFKLAGEPEFRERQQRTLDGAKILADRLLQEDSRKAGINVVSGGTDVHLVLVDLRESELDGKQAEDRLHRVGITVNRNAVPFDPRPPMVSSGVRIGTPALATRGFDLDAFREVADVVSLALRPDTDDAGLAALRDRVDVLAARFPLYPSLTKAAL from the coding sequence ATGGGTGTTCAAACAGAGGCCGCACACGGCACCGTCTTGGGCCAATCGCTCGCCGCTGCCGATCCGGAAGTCTATGCCGCCGTCGTCGACGAGCAGCGCCGCCAAGAAAACACCCTGGAGATGATCGCCAGCGAGAACTTCGCGCCGCTGTCGGTGATGGAGGCGCAGGGCAGCGTGCTGACCAACAAGTACGCCGAGGGCTACCCCGGCCGGCGCTACTACGGCGGCTGCGAGCATGTCGACGTGGTCGAGCAGCTCGCCATCGACCGGATCAAGGCGCTGTTCGGCGCCGAGTACGCCAACGTCCAGCCCCACTCGGGCGCGCAGGCCAACGCGGCCGCCATGGCCGCCCTGCTCCAGCCCGGCGACACCATCCTCGGCCTGGCCCTGGCCCACGGCGGTCACCTGACCCACGGCATGCACCTGAACTTCTCCGGCAAGCTGTACAACGTCGCCGCCTACCACGTCCGCGAGGACGACCACCGCGTCGACATGGCTCAGGTGGAGGAGCTCGCGCGCGAGCACCGTCCCCAGGTGATCATCGCCGGATGGTCGGCCTACCCACGGCAGCTGGACTTCGCGGAGTTCCGCCGGATCGCCGACGAGGTAGGCGCGTACCTCATGGTGGACATGGCGCACTTCGCCGGTCTCGTCGCCGCCGGGCTTCACCCGTCACCGGTGCCGCACGCTCACGTGGTCACCTCGACGACCCACAAGACTCTCGGCGGCCCGCGTGGTGGCATCATCCTCACCAACGATGCGGCGCTGGCGAAGAAGTTCAATTCGTCGGTGTTCCCGGGTCAGCAGGGCGGCCCGCTGGAGCACGTCATCGCCGCCAAGGCCGTGTCGTTCAAACTGGCCGGCGAGCCCGAGTTCCGCGAGCGCCAGCAGCGCACCCTCGACGGCGCGAAGATCCTGGCAGACCGCCTCCTGCAAGAGGATTCGCGCAAGGCGGGCATCAACGTGGTCTCCGGCGGCACCGACGTGCACCTGGTTCTGGTCGACCTGCGGGAATCCGAACTCGACGGCAAGCAGGCCGAGGACCGGCTGCACCGGGTCGGAATCACGGTGAACCGCAACGCGGTCCCGTTCGACCCGCGACCACCGATGGTCAGCTCAGGTGTGCGGATCGGCACCCCCGCCCTGGCTACGCGGGGATTCGACCTCGATGCGTTCCGCGAGGTTGCCGACGTCGTCAGCCTCGCCCTGCGGCCGGACACCGACGACGCCGGCCTGGCCGCTCTGCGCGACCGGGTCGATGTTCTGGCCGCCCGCTTCCCGCTGTACCCCTCCCTGACGAAGGCCGCACTGTGA
- a CDS encoding sarcosine oxidase subunit beta family protein — protein sequence MTTASTPTPPGAHLPEHPDFLWRTPDPKKSYDVVIVGGGGHGLATAHYLAKNHGITNVAVLERGWLAGGNMARNTTLIRSNYLWDESARIYEHALKLWEGLEEDLDYPILFSQRGVLNLAHSLQDVRDSVRRVEANKLNGIDAEWVDAKQVKELCPIVNISDDIRYPVLGATYQPRAGIAKHDYVAWGFARRADEAGIDIVQNCEVTGFATEGDRVTGVRTTRGDIAAGQVLLCAAGHTSTLTDMLGIRTPLQSHPLQALVSELLEPVHPTIVMSNAVHVYVSQAHKGELVMGAGVDSYNGYGQRGAFHIIERQMAAAVELFPVFARAHLLRTWAGIVDVCPDASPIVGRAGYENLYLNAGWGTGGFKVTPGIGWCLADTIANGREHEYVAPFRLDRFITGALVDEHGAAGVAH from the coding sequence GTGACAACAGCTTCCACGCCGACCCCGCCCGGCGCCCACCTGCCGGAGCACCCAGATTTCCTGTGGCGCACCCCCGATCCCAAGAAGTCCTACGACGTCGTGATCGTCGGTGGCGGTGGACACGGCCTCGCCACCGCCCACTACCTGGCGAAGAACCACGGCATCACCAATGTCGCAGTGCTGGAGCGTGGTTGGCTGGCCGGCGGCAACATGGCCCGCAACACCACGCTGATCCGGTCGAACTACCTGTGGGACGAGAGCGCCCGCATCTACGAGCACGCCCTGAAGCTCTGGGAAGGTCTCGAAGAGGACCTGGATTACCCCATCCTGTTCAGCCAGCGCGGCGTGCTCAACCTCGCACACAGCCTGCAGGACGTGCGCGACAGCGTACGGCGGGTGGAGGCCAACAAACTCAACGGGATTGACGCCGAGTGGGTCGATGCTAAACAGGTCAAAGAGCTGTGCCCCATCGTCAACATATCCGACGACATCCGGTACCCGGTGCTCGGTGCGACCTATCAACCGCGCGCCGGTATCGCCAAACATGATTATGTCGCATGGGGATTCGCGCGGCGGGCCGATGAGGCCGGCATCGACATCGTCCAGAACTGCGAAGTCACCGGGTTCGCCACCGAAGGCGACCGGGTCACCGGGGTGCGCACCACCCGCGGTGACATCGCGGCCGGCCAGGTGCTGCTGTGTGCGGCCGGGCACACCTCGACCCTGACCGACATGCTCGGCATCCGCACGCCGCTGCAGAGCCATCCACTGCAGGCGCTCGTCTCCGAACTCCTCGAGCCGGTTCATCCCACGATCGTGATGTCGAACGCCGTGCACGTCTACGTCTCTCAGGCGCACAAGGGCGAGCTGGTCATGGGCGCGGGTGTCGACTCCTACAACGGGTACGGCCAGCGCGGCGCGTTCCACATCATCGAACGCCAGATGGCCGCCGCGGTGGAGTTGTTCCCCGTGTTCGCCAGGGCGCACCTGCTGCGCACCTGGGCAGGCATCGTCGACGTCTGCCCGGACGCGTCGCCCATCGTGGGCCGCGCCGGCTACGAGAACCTCTACCTCAACGCCGGTTGGGGCACAGGAGGTTTCAAGGTGACCCCCGGCATCGGATGGTGTCTCGCGGACACGATCGCCAACGGCCGCGAGCACGAGTACGTCGCACCGTTTCGCCTCGACCGATTCATCACCGGCGCGCTGGTCGATGAGCACGGCGCCGCCGGCGTCGCCCACTAG
- a CDS encoding sarcosine oxidase subunit delta, which produces MQLIECPWCGPREETEFHYGGQAHVAYPDDPQALTDEEWGHYVFFRNNPKGLFAERWTHSAGCRRWFNALRDTATYRFHRVYRTDEQKPTVGRSAATGESRES; this is translated from the coding sequence ATGCAACTCATCGAATGCCCGTGGTGCGGGCCACGCGAGGAGACCGAGTTCCATTACGGCGGTCAGGCACACGTCGCCTACCCCGACGATCCACAGGCCCTCACCGACGAGGAGTGGGGCCACTACGTGTTCTTCCGCAACAATCCCAAGGGATTGTTCGCCGAGCGCTGGACCCACAGCGCCGGCTGCCGGCGCTGGTTCAATGCGCTGCGCGACACCGCCACCTACCGATTCCACCGCGTCTACCGCACCGACGAGCAGAAGCCGACGGTGGGTAGGAGCGCAGCGACCGGGGAATCGAGGGAGAGCTGA
- a CDS encoding 2Fe-2S iron-sulfur cluster-binding protein: MNAPLRTTDGGRIDRNTLHTFTFNDRELTGYAGDTLASALLANGVHQVTTSIKLGRPRGFTSAWAEDTGGLVQIEYPFPEPMLLATTVELFDGLVARGIPGQGRLAETADPAKYDATHVHTDVLVAGAGPAGLAAALTAARAGARVVLLDEQSEAGGALLGSTDTIDGKPALEWVADVTAELATYPEVLHLQRTTAFGHYDDGFVLAVQRRTDHLGAAASAQVSRQRVWRIRARQVIVAAGAHERPVVFTDNDRPGIMLASGARTFLNRYGVKVGEQAVVFTTNDSAYLAAFELHAAGVTVDAIVDARPDVAARLYEECADRGIELRTDSVVRGIRGQDRVSHALVARSGSAHAVPVACDVLLVSGGWNPAVHLFSQARGILRYDEALGAFVPGEPMSGVHVVGAANGVFDLPGCLRSGRKAATAALGSLGFTAEAEPFAGEADSILDSDAGMVLWRVADPAGAASQFVDVQRDATVADVERAVGAGMQSMEHIKRYTTIGTAHDQGKTSGVVASGITSELLGVPVADLGVTTFRAPYTPVAFAALAGRSRGHMFDPERVTAVHDWHVARGAVFEDVGQWKRPRYYPVDGESMETAVLRECAATRGGVGILDGSTLGKIDVQGRDAGAFLDLLYTNMMSTLKVGMLRYGVMCGIDGMVIDDGTVMRLADDRFQVFTTTGGAAHILEWMEEWLQTEWPHLRVRMTSVTEQWHTFPVVGPKSRDVIGAVFGDLDVSNEAFPFMAWRDTTVACGREEHKQDGGREEHKQDGVPVRIGRVSFSGELAYEVNVSGWYATAMWERLIAAGEPYGITPYGTETMHVLRAEKGYPIIGQDTDGTVTPQDLGMNWVVSKKKPDFIGKRSFTRAENLNPLRKQFVGLLPVDAQTVLPEGAQIIETCTGGVLPPPPVPMLGHVTSSYRSAELGRPFALALVKGGHARIGETLHVPVDGRLVSVEVTSSVLVDPEGARRDG; this comes from the coding sequence ATGAACGCACCATTGCGCACAACCGACGGTGGCCGTATCGACCGGAATACCTTGCACACCTTCACTTTCAACGATCGTGAACTGACCGGGTACGCCGGCGACACGCTCGCCTCCGCTTTGCTCGCCAACGGTGTGCACCAGGTGACCACCAGCATCAAACTGGGCCGGCCCCGTGGCTTCACCTCGGCGTGGGCTGAGGACACCGGCGGTCTCGTCCAGATCGAATACCCGTTCCCCGAGCCGATGCTCCTCGCGACGACCGTCGAACTGTTCGACGGGCTCGTGGCGCGTGGCATCCCGGGCCAGGGACGTCTGGCCGAGACCGCCGACCCCGCGAAGTACGACGCCACTCACGTCCACACCGACGTGCTGGTCGCCGGCGCCGGGCCCGCCGGTCTGGCCGCCGCACTGACCGCGGCCCGCGCGGGCGCCCGGGTGGTGCTGCTCGACGAGCAGAGCGAAGCCGGAGGGGCCCTGCTGGGCAGCACCGACACCATCGACGGCAAGCCCGCCTTGGAGTGGGTCGCCGACGTCACCGCCGAGCTGGCCACCTATCCCGAGGTGCTGCATCTGCAGCGCACCACCGCGTTCGGTCACTACGACGACGGCTTCGTGCTCGCGGTGCAGCGGCGCACCGACCACCTCGGTGCCGCGGCATCCGCGCAGGTCAGCCGCCAACGGGTCTGGCGCATCCGCGCCCGGCAGGTCATCGTGGCCGCCGGTGCACATGAGCGTCCCGTGGTCTTCACCGACAACGACCGGCCCGGCATCATGCTGGCGAGCGGTGCCCGGACCTTCCTGAACCGCTACGGCGTCAAGGTCGGCGAGCAGGCGGTGGTGTTCACCACCAACGACAGCGCTTACCTCGCGGCCTTCGAGCTGCACGCCGCCGGTGTGACGGTCGACGCGATCGTCGACGCCCGCCCTGACGTCGCCGCGCGCCTGTACGAGGAATGCGCCGACCGCGGCATCGAACTGCGGACCGACTCGGTGGTGCGCGGAATCCGCGGCCAGGACCGCGTCAGCCACGCGCTCGTCGCCCGCTCCGGCAGCGCCCATGCCGTCCCGGTGGCCTGCGACGTACTGCTGGTCAGCGGCGGCTGGAACCCGGCGGTGCACCTCTTCAGCCAGGCCCGCGGCATCCTGCGTTACGACGAGGCCCTTGGCGCGTTCGTGCCCGGTGAACCGATGTCCGGTGTCCACGTCGTCGGTGCTGCCAACGGTGTGTTCGATCTGCCCGGCTGCCTGCGCAGCGGACGCAAGGCCGCGACGGCCGCGCTCGGCTCGCTCGGATTCACCGCCGAGGCCGAACCGTTTGCGGGCGAAGCTGATTCAATCCTGGACAGCGACGCCGGCATGGTGCTGTGGCGGGTCGCCGACCCGGCGGGCGCGGCCAGCCAGTTCGTCGACGTCCAGCGCGATGCCACCGTGGCCGATGTGGAGCGCGCGGTCGGCGCGGGCATGCAGTCGATGGAGCACATCAAGCGCTACACCACCATCGGTACCGCGCACGACCAGGGCAAGACGTCCGGTGTCGTGGCCTCGGGCATCACCTCCGAGCTGCTCGGTGTCCCTGTCGCTGACCTCGGTGTCACCACTTTCCGCGCGCCCTACACTCCGGTGGCGTTCGCAGCCCTCGCGGGCCGCAGCCGGGGTCACATGTTCGACCCGGAACGCGTTACCGCCGTGCATGATTGGCACGTGGCCCGCGGAGCGGTGTTCGAAGACGTGGGCCAGTGGAAGCGGCCGCGCTACTACCCGGTGGACGGTGAAAGCATGGAGACCGCGGTGCTGCGCGAGTGCGCGGCCACCCGCGGCGGCGTGGGCATCCTGGACGGCTCCACCCTCGGCAAGATCGACGTGCAGGGCCGCGACGCCGGCGCATTCCTCGACCTGCTCTACACCAACATGATGAGCACGCTCAAGGTCGGCATGCTTCGGTACGGCGTGATGTGCGGTATCGACGGCATGGTGATTGACGACGGCACCGTGATGCGGTTGGCGGACGACCGATTCCAGGTGTTCACCACCACCGGCGGTGCCGCCCACATCCTGGAGTGGATGGAGGAATGGCTGCAGACCGAGTGGCCACATCTGCGGGTGCGGATGACCTCGGTCACCGAGCAGTGGCACACCTTCCCCGTCGTCGGCCCGAAGTCTCGCGACGTGATCGGCGCCGTCTTCGGCGATCTCGACGTCAGCAACGAGGCGTTCCCGTTCATGGCCTGGCGCGACACCACCGTCGCCTGCGGACGCGAGGAGCACAAACAAGACGGCGGACGCGAGGAGCACAAACAAGACGGCGTGCCCGTCCGGATCGGGCGGGTCAGCTTCTCCGGTGAGCTGGCCTACGAGGTCAACGTCAGCGGCTGGTACGCGACCGCGATGTGGGAACGCCTCATCGCTGCCGGCGAGCCGTACGGGATCACACCGTACGGAACCGAGACCATGCACGTGCTGCGCGCCGAGAAGGGCTACCCGATCATCGGGCAGGACACCGACGGCACCGTGACCCCACAGGATCTCGGCATGAACTGGGTCGTGTCGAAAAAGAAGCCGGACTTCATCGGCAAGCGGTCATTCACCCGCGCCGAGAACCTCAACCCGCTGCGCAAACAGTTCGTCGGGCTACTGCCCGTCGACGCGCAGACCGTGCTTCCCGAAGGCGCCCAGATCATCGAGACCTGCACCGGAGGCGTGCTTCCCCCGCCGCCGGTGCCGATGCTTGGCCATGTCACGTCCAGCTATCGCAGCGCGGAGTTGGGCCGACCGTTCGCCCTGGCCCTGGTCAAGGGTGGGCACGCCCGCATCGGAGAAACCCTGCACGTTCCCGTGGACGGCAGGCTGGTGTCCGTTGAGGTCACCAGCAGCGTCCTGGTCGATCCCGAAGGAGCACGCCGCGATGGCTGA